The nucleotide sequence GTATCCACCGCAAACCTGATACACCTGTGGATATCAAGGAGTCTCACGTTTTTCCCTGATTCCGGATCGATCTCCTCCTTGCCTGCAACAGTAAAATGCTCATATACCTGTAGGTCCGCCATATGACCGACCCTGTAATTGCCTTCAAGTATCTGTCTGCCGTCCCGGGTTTGGTCATCATGTATGTAAAAGAGAAGGCCCTTCAGCTGTTCCTTGACATCCGCGGGCAAATTATCTGCGTTGACTGCAAGGGCATCAACCTGGCCCAGAGTTTTCTCTATCCGGGTTAAAACCCTCTCCCAGTACAGACCGGCCTCTTCCGTATTTCCTTCCGGGGCTTTAGTGCAACTGTTTACCAGAAACCCCCAGGACAGCCAGCCGTTCAGTTTGGATTGCAGCTCCTTCAATTTCTGCTCACTTTTTAGGGACCTAAAAACCCTTGCAGCATCAAACAGAAACCCCTCCGACACGGGAGGAGCGTCTTTGGATAAAGCAATCGAGAGCTCTTTTACTGCACTCTCCCCTTTTTTCTCAACAAGAGTCTGAACCAGCCGGCCAAGCTGGAAATTTGCTTTTATGCCAACGAAGCTGGTCCCCCGGGAACGTTTCAGGAGTTTCTTGCAATCCGCTATAACGTCTCTTAAATCTTCCAAGGCTACCTCCTTTTAATAAAGTATGAATACCGGGCATGGACGTAAAACTCCCATGTCCGGTTAAAAAGTTGATTGCTAAAAGATGATTACTGCTCAGCGGGCAGATCAGAAATACAGTGCAGCCATACAGATAGCCTCTGCCTCATGATGAGACAGCTTGACGTTTTTCAGTGCAGGGTAAACACTTCTGGCAAGTGATACCATCTCTGTTTTGCCAAAGTTTTTGCCGTAACATTTTTTCCAGAGATGAGCAAGCACTTCTTCAACCGCTACGTTGTATCTGCCAAGCGTTGTTATAATTACGGTGGTAGCCGCATTATTCTTGAGTATATCGGCAAGATTCAACGGCTTTCCCTCTTCCTTTGCCGACGGGTCAGGGCTAAATGAAGGCAGTTTTTTTGTAGCCCGGCGATAGGGAAAAGGAGGTGGTTTTTCTACCACCCCCTTGGACGGAGCATACTGTTGTATCAGCTCCTCTACCCGAGACATGAGAGAGGTAAACCGGCAGCTGTCTGTAGGCCCTACAACTTTAATGACACCGTAAGCGATCAGCTTTTGCTGCCTGATTACGGCATAACCGGTGTCATTATACGACGGGTCAAAAGCTATTACTGTGCGCATGAATCTCCCCCTGTTTGAGCTTGTTAAACAGCTCCATCAATTCTCTGCTGTCAAGACTGTCTATGGGAAAAGTATCGGCAGGGATGTTTCGGAGGTCTATTATTTTCTTGATTATCCTAACCTGGAAAGCACGGGGATAATCGATAAAATCCTCCTCTACAAGGTTTTCACTGTTACTACTGCCGGTATGTGCTGTATCCCTGTCACTCTCTTCAGGGTAAAACACAGGAGGGGCAGCACAGTCAGGGGCAGGGTCGTTATTAGGCCGGCTGGTGTTTGGGTATAGCTGCTCTGAAAACCCCAACATTCGGGCAGTAACCATCCTCTTTATTTCGGGGTCATTCTTGTCCCAGTCCGGCACCATGGCAACAATAACAAATGGTCTCTTGAGTTCTTCAAGTGTATAAGTACTTTTCAATCCAAGCAATTTGGACACCACTCGGGACTGTGCACCGGTCAGAGCTATTTCGTATTTGAACTTGTTCTGCGACAAAATATAGTTTTTGGTGCTTTCCTCCACCCGCCTTCTCTTCTTCTCCTCTGACCAGTCCTTATGTTCCTGGTCAATCTTTTTGCGGGACGTAAGCCTTTTATCTTCCTCCCTGGCTTCAAGGTCGATCATTTTCCCGTCAACCTCTATCTTTGTATTTCCGTCCGGGTCGAACCTCCGTCCCATGGCCCTGACCAGGATTCCGTTCCTGATAGGAACATAGTCGCCTCCCGGGTGCCCTACGAACTCAATACCGCCAGCTATACGGAACTTTTGAATGCCGTCTCTTGAGAAGGCGTATTTGCCACCCCCTACGGGGTAAATGTCCTTTGAGTGATAGCTTGTATCAATGTGGACAATTTTTATAACGGGGGCAAGATGTGGTGGCTTAACAACCAGGGTGGAAATTCCAGGAATGTTATATCCCGTCTTTCTGTACTCAGCCAGTCTGTGGTTGAGTTCACTTATAACTTCCTTGTCTTTGTTGTTCAATTCTGCCTCCTTTCTTTCGATTATGGTGTTGATCTAATGCGTCTGTTGATTTTGTCTTCGAATTATGATATTATCGTTCAATTGTTGGCACTACAGCATGCTCTTCAGGTATATGCAATTACTGAATGAAATTGAGATTGCAAAATGGTTTCTATCAAGGTCGGATTCATTGAGAGAGTCACTGACTACACGATCCACCCTTGTAGTTGCATCAAATGCATTCCTTCTAACCAGCATTGGAATTATCGTTGCCCAGCAACCTGCAGTATCTTCTATCATCACGTTTAAATTGATAATTCTTGTCGCACTGGCATGCATTTCGGTTTCTGTAGTTTTAGCAGTTATGGCTGCAATAAAAATCAGACCTAGCCACCATGAGGTTTCATACACTGGCCCTGATAGGATTTTCCTTAATCCAAGAGACACATTTAAGAATCTTAATAGCGTGGAAGATTTTGTGGCTTGCATTAAGGAAGACAAGCCGGAGAATTTATTAAACTCTATTTGTGGCGAGCTATGGGTGGACCTGAAACTCCAGCACAAAAGATATCGCTATCAGAGAGCATCAATGAGAATGCTATTGCCAGCATTTATGATAACGATCTTTGCTTTAATCCTTGCTCTATGGTTTTAATGTACCAACAAGTTGCTGGAGATTTGATGGGAAAACACTGGCGTGTTTAGAAACCTCTGGGGTCTATCCTGGTTTAACAAGTCAAACACCGAAATGGTAGCCCTTCCTTCGAATGAATTATGAACACTTGTTGTATTCGCAACTTGAGCATTTAATGCATCCCTCTGCCATCACAAGCACTCCACCACACTGGGGGCAATTATTAAAATCCGTCAAGGCAGTATCAATACCGATTCGTGCTACTGCTTTTCTGACAGCTCGCTCCAGATAAGCCAGCATGGAAGATACGTTTCCGTACTTTAGCAGGGACTCTTTTATCTGTTTTAAAACTACATTGGGATCCACGTTACACCTGAGGCCTATACTCATAAGACGAGTTACAGCCTCCAAAAACTCTGATGTCTTTGAGTCTGCAGGAGTAATGGCAAAAACCTCACGAGGAGCATTTTCATGAACTGTAACACTGATATACATCTTCCCCTCTGGTGTGTCCACCTCTTCCGCGTACATATTTCTGCTTGCAGGTAGTTTTATTGGCTGAACGTACCTGTCCTCTTTGGATTTTATAACACTCTTGATCTTCCCCGAATCCCTGTAGACCGTACAACCCTTCAGTCCTCGCTCGTATGCCCGGAGATACGTATCTCTGAACTGCTTAAAAGAGGTGTTGGGATCAAAATTGATGGTCTTCGAGATACTGGCATCAAAATACTTCTGCCAGACGGCCTGCATCTCAATGTGCTGGCTGGCATTAATCTTAGGTGCAGTCAACACATCCGGAGCTCTGTTATCACCAGCAATCTCCCTCCAGACGTAGTAAGCATAGTCTTTCACCTGTACAGTCTTCATCTCTTCGTTATCCTTGATCTCTCTTTTCACCTCGAGATCAAAGATCGGCTCAATCCCGGAAGAAATATTACCCCACAGCAGGCTGGTAGTACCTGTTGGGGCAATGGAAAGCAGATGACTGTTTCTGACTCCGTATTTCTGCATATCATTCCGTATGTCTGCAGGCAGGTCCTTGACAAATTCGCCTGCAAGATACTTTTTCGGATCAAACAAGGGAAAACATCCCTTTTCCTGTGCAAGTTCGACAGAAGTCCTGTATGCAGTATCTCTCATTAACCTTGCAAGGTTATCACTGAACACAAGGGCCTCCGCAGAGCCGTACTGAATCCCCATCATCCAGAGCATATCGGCAAACCCGGTAATACCAAGCCCTACCCGTCTTTTGCTTACAACCTCGTCCCTTTGTTCCTTAAGTGGCAGCCGGGCCACATCAATCACGTTATCAAGGAACCTTACAGCTGTCTTTATCGTCTTCTGAAACAAATCATAATCAAATTCCGGGTTTTGGAAAGGGGACCTTACGAACCTGGTAAGGTTTATGGAGCCGAGGTTGCATGCTCCATTTGGTGGCAACGGCTGCTCACCGCATGGATTGGTAGCATGAATTTCCTCGCAGTAATAAAGGTTGTTAAGCCTGTTGAGCCGGTCGATAAAGAGTACGCCAGGTTCGGCATAATCATAGGCATGAGCAAGTATCTGATCCCACAACGCTCTTGCCGATACGGTTTTGTAGACTTTACCCCCGAAGACAAGCCTCCACTCTCCGTTGTTCTTTACTGCCTCCATGAACCTGTCCGTAATCAGGACAGAAAGATTGAAATTAACCAGGGCATTGTTTTCAGATCCTCTTTTGGCCGTAACGAACCGTTCGATATCAGGGTGGTCAACTCTCATCACAGCCATCATGGCCCCTCTTCTGTGCCCACTTGACGATATTGTCCTGCACATAGCGTCATACACCTGCATAAAGGAGATAGGGCCTGAAGATGTTGACCCAACCCCTAAAACGGGAGCGTCTTTAGGCCTGAGAGTGGAGAAATCAAACCCTATCCCACCGCCAGCCTGCATGGTAAGGGCAGCTTTGTGAAGTACAGAAAAAATCCCCTCCATACTGTCTTCAATTACAGGGGATACAAAACAGTTCATGGCAGTACATTTCGACCGGGAAGTTCCCAGGGCATTCATGACACGGCCACCTGGAAGAAAGAAATCCAGGAGCCAGCGGAATTTCTCCTCCCACACCGCCGGAGCCTCTTCTGCAGAGGCAGCAGTCCTGGCAACTCTGCACTTGGTATCATCCAGAGACCCGTCTGACCGGTACTTGTACTTTTTGCGCCAGATGTAGTCAACTACTTCCTGCAGATCAGCATCATCTACATCTGTTATTTCCTCTACAGCTAACACCTTATTCCCTCCTTCTCTTCTATACCCCTGTTGACCCTATTCCTCCAGTTCTTTCAGCATCAGCCTCGTCCCCATCGGCCAGCAGGTACTTTTTAAAAATTCCCTGTGCAATCCTCTCACCTTTTTTAATCGTTACAGCCCTGGACGAATGATTTACAATTCCGACAATTATATGCCCCTCATTGTCCGGATTGTTGTAATAGTCTGAATCGATAATTCCTTCATCATTAAGTAAGGAAAGACTGTTTTTAAAGGAAATACCGCTTCTTATGTGAATACCGAGGTATTCGTCATCCTGCATGTAAGCCTTTAGGCCCGTAGGAATACTCACCTGCCCATGCGGCGGAACCACTACATCTTCGGCTGCCTCGATATCATAAGCAGCCGATCTTGCGGTTTTCCTTTTCGGAAGAGCAATCCCCCTGTCTTCATACTCTGCAACTACCTCAAACCCTCTTTTTCTGATGTTTTCTGTCATACAGACCTCCTATTCCGGGATGGAAGCTATTATATCCAGGATTTTGTCTTTTTTCTCAAACCCTGCATAACTCAGGTAGTGTTCATCTATTTTCCTGAGAAACCTGACATTATCCCTATATATCTGTTCAGCATCCTCCGCCGTAGTGTTTGGAATCACTCCCTTCTCCCTATAACTCAAACATTCTACTATACTATCAAGAACCAGCTGCTGCAGAAGTCTTTGCTCCGGGGCCAGCCTCTGCTCTGTCCCTGTCGGAGCATTTAGCGTATTGTTTAACTTATTCACATCTCCCACTAACATGGGACCCTCCTAAGTATATATTACTTTTTGAGGTTATACTCTTTACGAGCATATAACTTCCCTGGATTACACGTAATTCGATCCCTGAAAGGCGGGGTTTTTGCCAACTTACCAGGGCATTCAGGCTCGATCCTTCTTGACTTGCAATCCCTGATCCTCTTACTTATAACCCTGATACGTTGAGCCCTGAAGTATGCCTTCCCCCTACCCTTTCCTGTATTGCTGTTGCTGCTAACAGAAAGGACCATTTCACACATCTGCAATCTCCTTTTTTTGAAGTTCAAGGGGTTTTTAGGTGAGATAACGGCTACATTAAGGAAATCTGAACCGGCTTGTTCCTTCTTTTTCCTTTTGTAGCAGCAGTCTTTAGAGCCATCGTGGTATTTTTCAGCCAGTTCAGCCCCGGCGCCGTCTGATGAATCCGGTACTTCACCATATCATTCAGCATTCCGATCCATCGTTCAGCATCCCGCAGTTGATAAGGCAAAAAGGGCGGAATTGCGGAAGGTCTGTTAAGGTAGTATTTCAGCAGTCCTGCTTTGGTATGAGATACGGATTTATCAAGTTCAAGTTGTATAAGTTTCATCAACATATCCTTTTCATACCTGGCAGGACAGTTCCGATAACCCCCTAACGGCAACAGCCCGGACAACAGCATACAGCCTTTATCAACATCCGGAAGCTCTACCGCATCCAGCCTTCTTGCAAGTGTAATATAGCCCATGTATGCCTTTGGAGAGAGATAATACCTGGAAATCAGGGCCCCCTCTTTTGTCAGGGTGAGCTTACCATCCCTTTCAACCAGAATATTGCAGGCCTTCAGAAACCGTATGTAGCTGTCAACCGTTTCTGTAATCTTTTGACTGTTTGAGTAAGTAGCGGCAAAAGTCATTCCCAGGGCCTGATAAAGGTCATCCCTGGTAGCAGCGTTCAGAGAGAGCAATGTAAGTACCATGGATTCAACGGGCAGTGGAAGGGATTTAGCCATTACATATTTTTTGGCATGAAAGAGCTCAATCTTGTCTCCTATTATGTATGCAGTGGCTTCCGGTTTTCCCCTGCCGGCACGGCCTATCATCTGGCCAACATCCATAAAATCCAGGTAATAGTTCCCTCGTCTGATTCCACATACGATCACCACATCAGCCGGGGTATTTATTCCTTGAGACAGGGTATTAGTTGCAAGAAGTGTTTTTAACTCCCCCTTCCTGAAATCCGCAACTATTTTATCCTTATGTGCCTCATCGATATCAGCGCAATGGAAAGGGGCAACCAGGGATTCACTTAAACAGAACCCTGCTGCCTTTGTAGGCACAAAAACCAGAACACTTTCACCATGATGTTTATTCAGGATATCCTTCAGCACCTTCACCCTAACCGACTCCTTGTTATATGCCAGGCCAACGGTAGTGACTATCAGGTTGGAAGATGGAGTCTTTGGAGCTGGCAAAGCATCTATATCGTCGGGGGCATGAATTTCGTGCAGGCTGATTTTGGTTGACCTGTACCTTGATATAAACAGGTCGGCATTCAGCAGATCAGCCACTGCATCTTTATTAGGAAAAGTGCCTGACATAAGAAGCACCTTCCCCCCTTCCCTGATAAACATCACGATGGCAACATCAAGCTCACCACTTCTGGAAGGGTCCAGCAGGTTATGCGCCTCGTCCACAATCAGCAGGCCGGCTTTAGTCCATTCCTTTCCGCTCCGGACTGCACTTATATATCCCTCAGGGGTGGTCACGATAACGTATTTACCGGCAACATTCTTGTCGTAACCGGTATTCATCCCAACGACCTTCGCACCCCATACCCCTTTAGAGTCGGCATACAGGTTCTTCACGAGCTCACGAGTAGGAGCAGTAAGAACAACCCTTTTGCCTTCATCGAGAAAATACCTTGATGCAATATAGGTAAGAGCAGTTTTACCGGTACCTGTTCCACTTTCAACAACAGAGTTGCGTTTTGGACTATACAAGTCTCTGAAGCAGCTCTGTAATGGATTGAGCATAGGGAACGGAATATCGGGGTCAGGCTCTGTACTGCATGGGTAATCTTCCGTGATCTCTATTCTTTGAGGGAGCTCTTCAGAGCTGGTAACCCTGCGCATAAACCGTTTTAAAACATTTCTAAATTTAAACACTATAGGTGCCTCCTATCTAATATAGTTTTCATGAGGCCTGACTCTTTCTACAGTAACTACAGTAGAACCATCAACTACAAACCTCCAGCCTTTTGCTACCCGGTATTCGGTTTCTCCATGCAATATCTGTCTTACAAATATGTTCCAACGGGTAGATCTGCGGTCAGGTTTTTCCGGCTTTGCTTCCCTGAAAGTCTTTTCCAGCTCCTCGATGCTGTCGTCAACCCCCAGACATGCGGCTAATCTTCCCCATTGTGTTACTGCATGACGTGCGAATCGGTATTGCAACATCAAACTCCTTTTTTTCAATTCATTTGTTTGACATTTTTTCTGTAAAATCCTTATATTTACAACAGGAGGGGCAACGGTGATAGATGTAGAAGAAAAATTGTTAAGAATGATTTCTTTGGAGCAATTGAGTAAGGCAGTAAGGCAGGAGACTCCGGTATGTTCCCGCTGTCTTTTAACGATTGATGTAATAGATAAAGAAATACTGGCGGAATACAGGGACATAAAGGTAGGAGGAACACGCTATACTTTAGTAGAGCCTTACTGCCCTCGATGTGGCAGACTGGTTAAAGCCAAGCACTACATAATTAATTAACTTCTCAGACAGGAGAAGGCGTTAGCTGAGCTAACGCCTTCCTCGTTATCCTCTTGATCTCCGGAGAACTCCTGTCTGAATAATCCAGCTCTGATATCTTCTCTAACACGAGAGCCGGGTTTGTGTTAACCAGCTCATACAGCCTTGCTCCTGGATTAGCAGGACCGATAAGACCTCTGGCCCTTGCAATAAACCTTGCTGATTTATGTCTTTTGCACATAAGAAACCTCCTTTTTGGGATAGGATATTTTTTGAGAGAACATCTCACCGGACTTCTGTATACCAGATCCCTCGCCACAGTCCACACAGGTGTTAGATATATTCAGAGAGAATGCTCTTTAAGGCCGTCTCGATATGACTGTCGTTCAGCCCTTGATCATGTAACCAGCGATATTTCCGTCCTGTATAAGACAGAAAACGGGGTCTTACCTTATAAGTAGGATGGTCATGATAAGCCCTGTCTAAATTGACAATGCTTAAAAGACTAAACCCTACCCTGACAATATTGCTTTTTTGAACAGCATCCGCAACGTCAAACCCGGCCCTGGAAATCACAGTGTCAATATCCTCCTTCAATTCCTTAAACGTCTCGGGCCTGATTTTCATCTTGTTTCCTCCTTACTTAACCTCTCGGTTATCTGATCACCAGTCGCTGCCCCAGGAGCCGCCCTCGCATGTATTTCTTTTGGTGTGTGTGGCCGATGGAACCAGCTCCGGCAGTATCCTCATCCCGTTTGCACCTGTTGGATGAGAGGCAAACGGGACACTTGACAAAATGGTTAAAATCCTTTTAAATAAAGCAATGGCAGAACGTGAAAACATAAGGGAAAGGATCAGGAAAGTTAACCCAGGAGCTGTCCATCTAATCAGGAGAATGGACAGACAACTACTGAACGCTGGATATCGTGGAGCTATAGTTGATACTACAGAGGACATGACAGAGGATGAAGAGTGGATGGCGCTTTTTGAAGGATTCCTGAGAGAGGGGTATGCAGAAGCAGAGGCTCAAGCGAAAGCTACACAGTGGTTAGAGCTTTCCAAGAAACTTTAGTCCCCGGTCGAACATATTGAAAACTTCCTTGATAAAGGTACTCCTTTCGGCCTGAGGAACATTGCCGAAATAAAACTCTACAGCAGTTACAAAGGTCTCTTCCACCAGCTTCTGCTCATAAGCACCATTTAGCTCCTGAGCAGCTTTGACTATCGCCTGCTTGGCAATATCCTCGTCTGACATAATAACTACGCTTGTCCTTGTTGATCTTCTATACAGCATCAGATACACCTCCTTTTCAGTTTTTTAATCTTTTTCCTTCTTTACAGTACGGCCAAGCCTCTTATTCCTCTCAGCCTCCATAGCGACAAGAAAAGCCGTCCTTGCAGATACATTCAGCTGTCTCATGTTGAAATATACACTGATGTTCATAAAACACCTCTGGCAGACTGATTAAGCCATCAAGGATGGCTTTAAGCACATGAAGGTTAAAGGTTAGGCATGATATTCAACGCACTTGAGATCCCGTAGCCTGGGAAGACCTTTGTGATTGCCGCATGTATCTAAAAAAGCCTTCTCCTTGCAGCGCCTGCAGGCGGACGGACCTGAACTGCACCCCCTCTCCCTGCACTTTCCGGCAACGCATCCGCAACTATAGCAGTAAATTTTAAGTCCGGCCTCTCTCTCTGTTCCTACTAACATGTTTTTTACCTCCGTTGTTGTAAGAAATTAAAAATTGCCATCCAAAGGATGGGTGGAAAGGAAGGAACATCACATTTGCAATAACCTGTAAGCCCTCTTGACAAGGTCTTCATCTTTGGAAAGGTCACAATCCGGCCAGCCACCTCTTACTGCGCAAATGTAACAGAGACACTTAAGCTTTTCTGGCCGGACTTCATACATACGGCAGCTCATAAAAAAACCTCCTTTTTGAAAAAAATCCCTTACAAGGGACTTTTTTATAAGCAAGGATTGAAACAATTGAGTCTCCCATGAACTACTCCTTTAATTTGCTCAACGCATCCCGGAGAGCATCAAAAAGACTACCCGTCCCAGCATATTCTTCAGCCTGCCTTAAAACATCCTCACAGGCCTTGATCAAATTCTCTATAGCTCCACTATTCAGCGCTTCAGTGCTGATACCAACGCAAGCATTAACACAGGCAACGATACGACGAACATTGGCTTCCTGCCTTTTCAGGTCAAACGGGGATGCCATAATAGCAATCTTCTTCCCGTCTGCCCCCAGGATGGTAATGCTCTCATTTCTCCACGGCTCAGGTGAATGTTTAAACATATCTCCCGCCTTTTTTCGGATATTTAATATTGGTACCTGTCTGAGTGGTGGTGGAAAAGAAACTCTCAGGAACGACAGCAGCCTCGGTTACCATCACAGTCATGGCATGGAGCAGCAACATCCGGATCTTCTTTTCCGTAGATGGCTGAAAAGTTTGCTGCAGGCAGGTCTTCAGGCAAATCTTCTCCTTTCATGTTTTACCTCCATATTGATGCTACGAACCAACAAGACCAGGAACTTCCCGGCTCTCTAAAGGCAGAACATCCCACACATGCATGAATAAAAGGCAAACTACACAGAAGGGAGTTGTTGTAGCAGATAAGAATGGCAGGTGTTTCTGACGTGAAGAGAGGAAGGTAAGACTACGGCAGGGATAAAACTGACAAACATACTACAGGGGGGCGAGGAATGGCTTTTGCAGACAAACAGACAAACTCTATTACTTGTTACGTGCGTTCCACTTATTACCGCAGGGGCATCTGCGCAAACTATTAGACACCCAGGTTGACTCTTTGCCGCAGCATGGACTCGGGTAAGCAATAAACGGTATGCGTATCCGTTGAGGCTGATAGAATCTTTTTCCATCCCATCTCATTTCCACCCTGTCAAATGTATCTTTTCCAACACTTGGAAGGGGTGGGTAGTGCTCTATCCAGGTGATGTTTTCCACGGGAATATCGGAAAGGAATTGATGATATACCATGGTGGCAAGCTGCTCAACCATGTTCGTAACTGACGTCCCCGGGTTATGATCAAGCTCCGTAAGGACCACCGTTATCTTCTCACCATATCGTTTAATTTCCAGGCCACATAGGCTATCGCAGTTCCAGAAGTCTTTGTAACAGTAAACCGTACTGATATCCTCCATACCATCCCTCCTTTTTTAAAGAATTTACTCCAGACTTACAACCTTCCACTTGAAATTCAGGTTACTCTCTGCATATTCACACGCTTCATCATGATCATCAAACTGCATTACCATACCGGAGCGATCCGTAACTGGCTGGACATCAAGGCTATCTCCGAATCCCCAGTTGAGGATCATGTACGGTCCTGCTGCTTTTCTCCCGGTTACAGATTCCAATGCCGCCTTGATATACTCAGCACCTTCTTTGCTATCACAATCTGCAAGACACCTGACTCCGCCCTCCGGCAGATGCCCATAGACGGACCAGAAATCTGCATCCTCTTCTTCACATATCTCCACTGCTTCCCGCTTACAAACCGCGACCATATCTTTAGGGTGTAGCGGAAGATATGCAACGGGATGGACCTCAAACGCATCAAACCGTTCCAGTGTACTCACCTCCTCTTACATCAAATATTGTTGCATCACTCATGATTACACCCAAACAAAGTGCTTTCCTCCGAGTTTGTTAATTCTGCCTATGATTTCCGATAACCTTTTACAATCATCGTTAGCTCCAGTGTACTCAGCCGCATCTCTTTCCTTGATAAGTTTCATAAGGAGATCATCGCAGCAGGGAACCATAAACTCATACTCGAAGTTGTATATCTTTTGGCCTTCATACTTCACTAAATACGGAACACCCTCGTCTTTCTTATAGCAGTTGATCCTTCCAAGCCATACATCGTTGTGCTCTTGGACAAACTCCTTAATTTCTTCACGAGTCGCTGCATTGACCCATTCTGCATCAAGCTCTGTCAGGTCCCATAAGTTTTTGATGCCACGTTTCTGCATCTCTTTGGTTAATCCCATTTCAAACTCCCTTTTCTTCCAACAAGTCAATTGTGAATATCTCGCCACTGTCAGTGTCTATAACTTCAAACACGACTGCTTCTGAGCCAGGATCGCGCTGAATAGACAGGGCTTCTTTAGCAGCTTCCCGGGGACTATCTGCCGCTATGTCTATTTCCCATTGAACTCTGTATTCCGGCATAGATTAATTGCCTCCTTTCTTGTGTGTGTCTGGATAGATATTACAGATAGCCTCCGTAATCTTCACGCCACACTCTTTACACGCTACAGTTAGCCACGGCTTGTCATCAGTCCTAAACCCGAAACATTCCTCTTCAATGGTTCCAGTTGTTACAGCATAGGCTGACTCACCATTTTTAATCTCTACGCCACAGACTGAGCAATAAACTGAAAACCTCTCATCCTCTTCTTCTGCTGCTACATT is from Nitrospirota bacterium and encodes:
- a CDS encoding adenosylcobalamin-dependent ribonucleoside-diphosphate reductase, with translation MLAVEEITDVDDADLQEVVDYIWRKKYKYRSDGSLDDTKCRVARTAASAEEAPAVWEEKFRWLLDFFLPGGRVMNALGTSRSKCTAMNCFVSPVIEDSMEGIFSVLHKAALTMQAGGGIGFDFSTLRPKDAPVLGVGSTSSGPISFMQVYDAMCRTISSSGHRRGAMMAVMRVDHPDIERFVTAKRGSENNALVNFNLSVLITDRFMEAVKNNGEWRLVFGGKVYKTVSARALWDQILAHAYDYAEPGVLFIDRLNRLNNLYYCEEIHATNPCGEQPLPPNGACNLGSINLTRFVRSPFQNPEFDYDLFQKTIKTAVRFLDNVIDVARLPLKEQRDEVVSKRRVGLGITGFADMLWMMGIQYGSAEALVFSDNLARLMRDTAYRTSVELAQEKGCFPLFDPKKYLAGEFVKDLPADIRNDMQKYGVRNSHLLSIAPTGTTSLLWGNISSGIEPIFDLEVKREIKDNEEMKTVQVKDYAYYVWREIAGDNRAPDVLTAPKINASQHIEMQAVWQKYFDASISKTINFDPNTSFKQFRDTYLRAYERGLKGCTVYRDSGKIKSVIKSKEDRYVQPIKLPASRNMYAEEVDTPEGKMYISVTVHENAPREVFAITPADSKTSEFLEAVTRLMSIGLRCNVDPNVVLKQIKESLLKYGNVSSMLAYLERAVRKAVARIGIDTALTDFNNCPQCGGVLVMAEGCIKCSSCEYNKCS
- a CDS encoding dUTP diphosphatase (catalyzes the formation of dUMP from dUTP); translated protein: MRKRGFEVVAEYEDRGIALPKRKTARSAAYDIEAAEDVVVPPHGQVSIPTGLKAYMQDDEYLGIHIRSGISFKNSLSLLNDEGIIDSDYYNNPDNEGHIIVGIVNHSSRAVTIKKGERIAQGIFKKYLLADGDEADAERTGGIGSTGV
- a CDS encoding DEAD/DEAH box helicase, producing the protein MFKFRNVLKRFMRRVTSSEELPQRIEITEDYPCSTEPDPDIPFPMLNPLQSCFRDLYSPKRNSVVESGTGTGKTALTYIASRYFLDEGKRVVLTAPTRELVKNLYADSKGVWGAKVVGMNTGYDKNVAGKYVIVTTPEGYISAVRSGKEWTKAGLLIVDEAHNLLDPSRSGELDVAIVMFIREGGKVLLMSGTFPNKDAVADLLNADLFISRYRSTKISLHEIHAPDDIDALPAPKTPSSNLIVTTVGLAYNKESVRVKVLKDILNKHHGESVLVFVPTKAAGFCLSESLVAPFHCADIDEAHKDKIVADFRKGELKTLLATNTLSQGINTPADVVIVCGIRRGNYYLDFMDVGQMIGRAGRGKPEATAYIIGDKIELFHAKKYVMAKSLPLPVESMVLTLLSLNAATRDDLYQALGMTFAATYSNSQKITETVDSYIRFLKACNILVERDGKLTLTKEGALISRYYLSPKAYMGYITLARRLDAVELPDVDKGCMLLSGLLPLGGYRNCPARYEKDMLMKLIQLELDKSVSHTKAGLLKYYLNRPSAIPPFLPYQLRDAERWIGMLNDMVKYRIHQTAPGLNWLKNTTMALKTAATKGKRRNKPVQISLM